A single region of the Populus nigra chromosome 2, ddPopNigr1.1, whole genome shotgun sequence genome encodes:
- the LOC133682850 gene encoding glyoxysomal fatty acid beta-oxidation multifunctional protein MFP-a-like isoform X2 has translation MKGSRTKGTTTIEVGADGVALITLIYPPVNALSSDVLNSLKDSYEQALRRDDVKAIVITGAKGKFSGGADISSFEEVQEAKVNEPKPDFIFSEVLGDTLEDDLMCLLCQACHARISTPTAQLSLPELQLGLIPGFGGTQRLPRLVGITKALEMMLTSKPVKGEEAHALGLVDAVVSPNELVSTARQWALDIFECRRPWIASLYKTENLDSLGEAREIFKFARAQAQKRAPNLLHPIVCINVVEHGIVSGPRAGLYKEFESFQELVRSDISKSLVHIFFALRGTTKVPGITDLGLVPRRVKKVAVLGGGLMGSGIATALILSNYPVILKEVNDQFLQAGIGRVRANLQSRVKKGKMTQEKFEKTMSLLKGSLDYESFKDVDMVIEAVIENVSLKQQIFSDLEKYCPPHCILASNTSTIDLNLIGKHTKSQDRIIGAHFFSPAHVMPLLEIVRTKQTSPQVIVDLLDVGKKIRKTPVVVGNCTGFAVNRMFFPYTQAAILLVEHGVDLYQIDRVINKFGMPMGPFRLADLVGFGVAIATGMQFVENFPERTYKSMLLPLMQEDKRGGETTCKGFYLYDDRRKAKPDPELRKYIEKARSISGVAVDPKLAKLPEKDILEMIFFPVVNEACRVFAEGIAVKAADLDIASLMGMGFPPYRGGIMFWADSFGSKYIYSRLEEWSKTYGEFFEPCAFLAERGAKGAPLSSPVEQAKSRL, from the exons ATGAAAGGAAGCAGGACCAAGGGAACAACCACTATTGAAGTCGGAGCTGATGGGGTGGCTTTAATCACCCTCATCTATCCTCCTGTCAATGCACTCTCTTCTGATG TGTTGAACAGCTTGAAGGACAGTTATGAGCAAGCTTTAAGAAGAGATGATGTGAAGGCAATTGTTATAACAG GTGCGAAGGGAAAGTTCTCTGGTGGTGCTGACATTTCTTCTTTTGAGGAAGTTCAAGAGGCAAAAG TGAATGaaccaaaacctgattttatATTCTCTGAGGTTCTCGGTGACACTTTAGAAG ATGATCTGATGTGCTTGCTATGCCAGGCTTGCCATGCTCGTATCTCAACCCCTACTGCTCAATTAAGCCTACCTGAACTTCAACTTGGACTAATTCCTGGTTTTGGAG GAACACAGAGACTTCCACGTCTTGTGGGTATCACAAAGGCCCTTGAAATGATGCTG ACATCAAAACCAGTAAAGGGTGAGGAAGCTCATGCCCTGGGCCTTGTGGATGCTGTTGTTTCACCAAATGAGTTGGTAAGTACTGCACGTCAGTGGGCCCTTGATATCTTCGAGTGTAGGAGACCATGGATTGCTAGCCTTTACAAGACTGAAAACTTAGATTCCCTTGGCGAGGCAAGGGAAATATTCAAGTTTGCTAGAGCACAAGCCCAGAAACGAGCCCCTAATCTTTTACATCCTATAGTTTGCATCAACGTTGTTGAACATGGCATAGTTTCTGGTCCACGTGCTGGACTCTACAAG GAGTTTGAAAGTTTCCAAGAACTTGTGCGTTCTGACATCAGCAAGAGCTTGGTCCACATCTTCTTTGCTCTGCGTGGAACAACCAAG GTTCCAGGAATTACTGATCTGGGCTTGGTACCTAGACGAGTGAAGAAGGTTGCTGTGCTTGGTGGAGGATTAATGGGTTCGGGAATAGCAACTGCATTAATTCTCAGTAATTATCCAGTGATCCTGAAAGAAGTAAATGACCAATTCTTGCAGGCTGGTATTGGTAGAGTCAGAG ccAATCTCCAAAGTCGTGtcaagaaaggaaaaatgacacaagaaaagtttgaaaaaaccATGTCTCTTCTCAAGGGTTCTCTTGAttatgaaagttttaaagacgTGGACATGGTCATAGAG GCTGTGATTGAAAATGTTTCTTTGAAGCAACAAATTTTTTCTGATCTAGAAAAATATTGCCCACCACATTGCATACTTGCCAGCAACACTTCCACAATCGACTTGAACTTAATTGGAAAGCACACCAAGTCGCAAGATAGGATTATTGGAGCCCATTTCTTTAG TCCGGCTCATGTTATGCCACTTTTGGAAATTGTCCGTACCAAGCAGACATCTCCTCAAGTTATTGTGGATTTATTAGATGTTGGGAAGAAAATAAGGAAGACTCCAGTCGTGGTTGGAAATTGCACAGGCTTTGCTGTCAACAGGATGTTCTTTCCTTACACCCAAGCTGCTATTTTACTTGTTGAACATGGTGTGGATCTTTATCAAATTGACAGGGTGATCAACAAATTTGGAATGCCAATGGGCCCATTCAG GTTGGCTGACCTGGTTGGGTTTGGCGTCGCAATTGCAACTGGCATGCAATTTGTTGAGAATTTCCCAGAGCGAACCTATAAATCTATGCTTCTCCCACTAATGCAAGAGGATAAGAGAGGAG GTGAAACTACTTGCAAAGGATTCTATTTGTATGATGATAGGCGCAAAGCTAAGCCAGATCCTGAATTAAGGAAATACATTGAGAAAGCAAGAAGCATTTCTGGTGTTGCCGTTGATCCCAAG CTTGCCAAATTACCAGAAAAGGACATTCTGGAGATGATATTCTTCCCAGTAGTGAATGAGGCTTGCCGAGTCTTTGCCGAAGGCATTGCAGTCAAAGCTGCTGACCTTGACATTGCATCTCTTATGGGAATGGGTTTTCCACCTTACAG GGGGGGCATTATGTTTTGGGCTGATTCTTTTGGATCCAAATACATTTACTCAAGATTGGAGGAATGGTCAAAGACGTATGGAGAATTCTTTGAACCATGTGCCTTCTTGGCTGAACGAGGTGCCAAGGGTGCTCCTCTG AGTTCTCCGGTGGAGCAAGCCAAGTCTCGGCTGTAA
- the LOC133682850 gene encoding glyoxysomal fatty acid beta-oxidation multifunctional protein MFP-a-like isoform X1 — protein MKGSRTKGTTTIEVGADGVALITLIYPPVNALSSDVLNSLKDSYEQALRRDDVKAIVITGAKGKFSGGADISSFEEVQEAKVNEPKPDFIFSEVLGDTLEAAKKPSVAAIDGLALGGGLEVAMACHARISTPTAQLSLPELQLGLIPGFGGTQRLPRLVGITKALEMMLTSKPVKGEEAHALGLVDAVVSPNELVSTARQWALDIFECRRPWIASLYKTENLDSLGEAREIFKFARAQAQKRAPNLLHPIVCINVVEHGIVSGPRAGLYKEFESFQELVRSDISKSLVHIFFALRGTTKVPGITDLGLVPRRVKKVAVLGGGLMGSGIATALILSNYPVILKEVNDQFLQAGIGRVRANLQSRVKKGKMTQEKFEKTMSLLKGSLDYESFKDVDMVIEAVIENVSLKQQIFSDLEKYCPPHCILASNTSTIDLNLIGKHTKSQDRIIGAHFFSPAHVMPLLEIVRTKQTSPQVIVDLLDVGKKIRKTPVVVGNCTGFAVNRMFFPYTQAAILLVEHGVDLYQIDRVINKFGMPMGPFRLADLVGFGVAIATGMQFVENFPERTYKSMLLPLMQEDKRGGETTCKGFYLYDDRRKAKPDPELRKYIEKARSISGVAVDPKLAKLPEKDILEMIFFPVVNEACRVFAEGIAVKAADLDIASLMGMGFPPYRGGIMFWADSFGSKYIYSRLEEWSKTYGEFFEPCAFLAERGAKGAPLSSPVEQAKSRL, from the exons ATGAAAGGAAGCAGGACCAAGGGAACAACCACTATTGAAGTCGGAGCTGATGGGGTGGCTTTAATCACCCTCATCTATCCTCCTGTCAATGCACTCTCTTCTGATG TGTTGAACAGCTTGAAGGACAGTTATGAGCAAGCTTTAAGAAGAGATGATGTGAAGGCAATTGTTATAACAG GTGCGAAGGGAAAGTTCTCTGGTGGTGCTGACATTTCTTCTTTTGAGGAAGTTCAAGAGGCAAAAG TGAATGaaccaaaacctgattttatATTCTCTGAGGTTCTCGGTGACACTTTAGAAG CTGCAAAAAAACCTTCAGTTGCTGCAATTGATGGCCTTGCCTTAGGTGGAGGACTAGAGGTTGCAATG GCTTGCCATGCTCGTATCTCAACCCCTACTGCTCAATTAAGCCTACCTGAACTTCAACTTGGACTAATTCCTGGTTTTGGAG GAACACAGAGACTTCCACGTCTTGTGGGTATCACAAAGGCCCTTGAAATGATGCTG ACATCAAAACCAGTAAAGGGTGAGGAAGCTCATGCCCTGGGCCTTGTGGATGCTGTTGTTTCACCAAATGAGTTGGTAAGTACTGCACGTCAGTGGGCCCTTGATATCTTCGAGTGTAGGAGACCATGGATTGCTAGCCTTTACAAGACTGAAAACTTAGATTCCCTTGGCGAGGCAAGGGAAATATTCAAGTTTGCTAGAGCACAAGCCCAGAAACGAGCCCCTAATCTTTTACATCCTATAGTTTGCATCAACGTTGTTGAACATGGCATAGTTTCTGGTCCACGTGCTGGACTCTACAAG GAGTTTGAAAGTTTCCAAGAACTTGTGCGTTCTGACATCAGCAAGAGCTTGGTCCACATCTTCTTTGCTCTGCGTGGAACAACCAAG GTTCCAGGAATTACTGATCTGGGCTTGGTACCTAGACGAGTGAAGAAGGTTGCTGTGCTTGGTGGAGGATTAATGGGTTCGGGAATAGCAACTGCATTAATTCTCAGTAATTATCCAGTGATCCTGAAAGAAGTAAATGACCAATTCTTGCAGGCTGGTATTGGTAGAGTCAGAG ccAATCTCCAAAGTCGTGtcaagaaaggaaaaatgacacaagaaaagtttgaaaaaaccATGTCTCTTCTCAAGGGTTCTCTTGAttatgaaagttttaaagacgTGGACATGGTCATAGAG GCTGTGATTGAAAATGTTTCTTTGAAGCAACAAATTTTTTCTGATCTAGAAAAATATTGCCCACCACATTGCATACTTGCCAGCAACACTTCCACAATCGACTTGAACTTAATTGGAAAGCACACCAAGTCGCAAGATAGGATTATTGGAGCCCATTTCTTTAG TCCGGCTCATGTTATGCCACTTTTGGAAATTGTCCGTACCAAGCAGACATCTCCTCAAGTTATTGTGGATTTATTAGATGTTGGGAAGAAAATAAGGAAGACTCCAGTCGTGGTTGGAAATTGCACAGGCTTTGCTGTCAACAGGATGTTCTTTCCTTACACCCAAGCTGCTATTTTACTTGTTGAACATGGTGTGGATCTTTATCAAATTGACAGGGTGATCAACAAATTTGGAATGCCAATGGGCCCATTCAG GTTGGCTGACCTGGTTGGGTTTGGCGTCGCAATTGCAACTGGCATGCAATTTGTTGAGAATTTCCCAGAGCGAACCTATAAATCTATGCTTCTCCCACTAATGCAAGAGGATAAGAGAGGAG GTGAAACTACTTGCAAAGGATTCTATTTGTATGATGATAGGCGCAAAGCTAAGCCAGATCCTGAATTAAGGAAATACATTGAGAAAGCAAGAAGCATTTCTGGTGTTGCCGTTGATCCCAAG CTTGCCAAATTACCAGAAAAGGACATTCTGGAGATGATATTCTTCCCAGTAGTGAATGAGGCTTGCCGAGTCTTTGCCGAAGGCATTGCAGTCAAAGCTGCTGACCTTGACATTGCATCTCTTATGGGAATGGGTTTTCCACCTTACAG GGGGGGCATTATGTTTTGGGCTGATTCTTTTGGATCCAAATACATTTACTCAAGATTGGAGGAATGGTCAAAGACGTATGGAGAATTCTTTGAACCATGTGCCTTCTTGGCTGAACGAGGTGCCAAGGGTGCTCCTCTG AGTTCTCCGGTGGAGCAAGCCAAGTCTCGGCTGTAA